In Diceros bicornis minor isolate mBicDic1 chromosome 13, mDicBic1.mat.cur, whole genome shotgun sequence, the sequence GGGGAGGCTGGAGGTTGGGGCTGGGTGGAAGGCTCAGCTGAGCCCCGATCCCGTGGCACTGGTCTGGCTGCCACACTCCCACGTGTCCCAGgggcctcctggaggaggagtGTCGCACCTTGGAGAGGGAGCTCCCCATCCTGCAGGTGAGCTGCAGCCCTGCCCCCCCAGCCTTTTTGCTGGGTGTAGACACACCCGCCTCTCGCCTGGTGTATGAGACCTGTgtccatgtgtgtctgtgtgcgcatGTGCATGTAAGGTTTGTGAGTCCTGTGTCCATCTCTCATATGTGTACGCTTCTTGTGCATGTGAATCCAGAAGCCCAAGATGCTGGTCGAGCCCTTAAGTCCAAGGGTAGCACTTTTAGATTAACCTGCTGGATTTGCCCCTGGTCTTttgcctccttcccctccctaaGTCTGAGTCCAGGTCAGCCACCACGTTGCCAAGCTCAGCTTTCAGGGTGGCTGGTGTGCCCCCTGGGGCTGCCCTAGGTGCTTGGGATGAGGAGCTGCACGGGTTAGTTCCTGGGCCCTGCCCTGGGGATCTTGGCCTCTGCATtctgccctgccccaccccactcctgccGTGAGGCTGGGGCCCTGAGCCAGCTCTCCTTGCAGCACTGCCTGGAAGAGGAGTATATGGGAGCACCCCAGCCCTCCGAGGCAACCCTAGAGCCCACGCTGGCAGGTGAGGCCCCAGAGCACCCAGCCTCCTGCTGCCCGCCCACACTTGTGCCCACCCTGGAAGAGCTGGGTGCTATGTCTTGGATATACCTCCCTTCAGAGCTAAAGGAGCAGAAGGCAGCCATGCAACAGGAGCTGCAGGCACCTCTGAGGCCCTGCTGTGTCTCCCCCAGCCACAGGTAAACCAGGGCAGGTGGACAGCTGGACAGGGTGGGCTAAGGGTCAGGCCACACCCCTCACAGCTCTTCCTTCCTGCTCAGGCAGCAGCCCCTGAGGTCCTCCAGTCAGGGCCTCAGACCCTTGCCTTGCCTCCGTGGGGCCGCCGGAGTTTGGGGCCGGCCTCTCCAGTGCTGCCTGCCTGCTCCTCCTCTGGAGCGCTGCGCTTGCCCGCGGGGCCTGGCCGCCAGCTGCCGCTGGGGACGGAAGCTTCGGTGCAGCCTCAGGGGAAGGCCAGCTTCTACTCCAGTGTCCAGTGCAGTGCCCCAGGCCCCAGCCTGAGGACTGGTCATGAAGTAGGCTTCGGCTTCTGCTGGAACTCGCGCTGTCTGCTGCTGCCACCTCTCAGCTGCTGTGGCCCCGCCGCTTCAGATCCTGTCTTGGATGGGCCTCCGCCAAGACCCTAAGgctgtccatctgtctgtctggcCCTTACCCCGCCCCATTACCAGGTCCCTCGTATCTGGTCCCGACCATCACAGCCTTTGGCCTTTCTCCTCCCAGGCCTCCACAAAGGCCTGCAGGCAGAGGTGTCATCCCAGCTCTGACTCTGGCCCCGGAGGACCCAGACAAAGCACAGCAGCAGCGCAGAGACAGGAATAGAAATTTCATTAAAATCCTAGTGGTGCATGGATGGGCAGGGGTGGGCGGTGCACCGTTATTGCTACAGAGGATTAGAGGCGGCTCTTCGGGGGCTGTCACTGCACAGAGGGCACAGAGGACGGACAGTTGGACACTCCAGGGCTTGAGGGAAGGAGCTGTGGCTCCGGGGGGTGAGGCatgggggctggggccatttggcACATGAACGAGGGCAGCCCTGGTGGAGGGAGAGCGGGGGGGTATTGTGTAGGGTCCCCTTGCCCAGGGCTCTGGGCTCAAACCTCCTGCTGAACagcaccccacccctgcccccagaaACTAGTGCTTCGGGCAGGCTGCTGGGTCAGCGGCCTCTGCTGGCTGGGCCTGACAGCCGGGCTGGAATGAGGTGCAGAGACCCCAGAGGGGCCGAGGGAGGTGCAGGCAGGCCTGGAAGACAGATTGGGCCTAAGGCTAGGAGCAAGGGAGTGTCAACCACAGATAAtacaatttttacaaaaataatcaCACAGACAAACAGGGCTGGGTGGCACCGCCTTACAAGTAACACTGCACAGTCCCCTAGCCCCTCACTCTGTCCCCAGGTAGGAAGATCCAAATTTGCCTGGGCAGAGGCTGGGGTCTGCTCTGAGGGCAGGAACACTGATCAGGAGGCTGGGGGCCCAAGGAGGGGGACAGTTAGGGggcccacccagaacctcagctCAGGGCAGAGTATGGGGGCATCAGAGGCTGCGTAAGGCCCCACaggcctctggggacctggcccGAGACCCTTCCAATGTGCTTTGGGCACCCCCGGCAACCCTCCCATCACCCACACCCCCCAGCTGCCATCTTGGCATCCAAAGGACCTGTAAACACTGGGGACACGAGCACAAATGACTGGCTAGCAGTGGTAGCCAAGGTGACAGCAGCTGCCCTGGCCAGGGCGTGGCGGGGGGAGACAGAGATGCTGGTCCACTGCCTCCCCAGTCTCTGTGGTGGGAGcacggggcaggggcagggccctCCCCCGGCAGCTGTGCTCATATCCGGGAGTCCTGCAGACGGCTGGAGCCATTACTGCCCACCGTGGGGATCTGGGCCTTGTCTGGGTGCAGCGGCTGGACCTCAAGCCCGTCTTCAGGAGAGGGCGGTATGGTGGGGGCATAGCGCCCAGTCCGGTGCTCCAGGAGGGCGGGGCCCCAGTCTCTGCTTGGCTTTGTGGCATTTTTCAAACGCTGCAGGAGAGGTAGGCGTGGGGGGGCAGGGTGTGTCAGAAGGGAGCCCTTAAGCCCCATCCATCCAGCCCTGTCCGTTTCACGggctgcccccgcccccacccctcacctggaGGAGGGTGTCCCCATCTGTGCGGCAGAGCTGGGACAGGGCGTAGAGTGGGATGCAAATGACGGAGGACAGAGCCATGAGGAAGCCGATGGCCACTGCCCAGCCTGGATACTGGTAGTGGTTGTAGGTGATCGGCCGGTACTGGATCACCGTGAAGATGAGAATGAACTGCAAAGGGgcgggggtgaggggagagggcgTGAGGCTGGCCTTccccacccaggcctcaggcctcCGGTCAGCaccccctccctttctctctggttTCCCAAACTAGAAAGAGGCATTTTGGGGAGGCAGGGGCCCTGTCAATGTGTGGGTTGTGGAAGAAGCAGATGGAACCAGGGGTCCAGGGCATGGTGGGCAGGTAGGCACCATGGAAGGGGAGAGATCTGTCCTCGCCATCATCCTGGACCAGCCAGGGAAGAACTAAGCTGCTGTCACCTTTGGAAGTCAGTTCTGCTCAAAGACACGCAATGGCTCCCTTTTGCCTGTTGAAGCAAGGCCAAATCCTTTCACCACCTCTCCCCGAGACAGCTTATCTTTCTGGCCACGTTACCCTTGTCTCAATGTCTCGGATGCACCCAGCTTTTCCACCTTCTTCATTTATTctggagaatcctcctctgcatCTTCCTCTGTCAAACCCTATGTAAATGCAACCTCCTTCAAGAAGCCTCTCCAGATTTCCTGTCTCCTGCTGAAAGGGCTCTCAATGACATTTTCCATCTGCTAAGCATTGTTTAATGTCTCCAGAGACCTGGGAGCTCCTGGGACTGCATCAGTGCTGGGTCTCCAGTGCACAGCACTGTGCCTGGACCTCTAATCATTCGCTGATTTGAACTGGCTtgtgcagggaggtgggagccatgggggagaggggagggcgaAGCCCTGCCTGTCTGTGGCTGTGGAGACAGTGACAGATAGCCTGGGGAGGCTCCAGAGGCCACAAATGGTAAGTGTCAGGCGGCAGATGCTCTTGGGAGCTGGGGCACTCTGGAAAGAGATGAGTGAGATGGGAAATAAAGCCTGGGGCCACAGCAGCAAAACAACTAAAGGAAGCAGAAAGATGGGCTGGTGGTCATGGGCCTGCGGGTGTGTGCCACTTGCCAAGGGGGCTCAGCGTCTACCTCCTGAGCCCCCACCTACGTCCTGGAGCTCTGGCTCCTCCAGCTCTGCCGGTGATCAAGTTCTGGAGGGCAAGACCCACATCCATCGGGGCCCCTCCTGGGACAAGCTCATAACAAGTTTCCTGAATGGCACTAGATCCTGATCTCAGCGTAGACAAATCCCTTATTTGAGCTAACAGAAGGAGGGAGTTTGTCAAAAAGAGCTTTTCAGAAATATAAAGAAGTAAAGCCCCCAAAGAAAACGTGACAGCCCAGAAACTTGTGTCCACAAATCCTGAAGCCTCACCTTAAGGTAACTCCAGCCTGGCTTTCTGAGTGCAAAGGACACTGCCCACTTTGCCTCAGTCTCGTGGAGACATCGGACCCAGGCTGAGGCTGCCTCTACGGAACCTTCTGGTGCCtatctccttcctgcctcctgcccTGTCTGGGCCAGAGCCCCAGGTCGCTCCCCAGGGTGGCAGCCTCCTCAGGGCTGTGAGGATGAGCCTGGGCCTCAGCCACAACCCCCAGAGGGCACGGCGCCTGGGATGGTGCCTGCCCTCCCCGGCCTCCCACCACTTACGAGAGACTTCCGCTCCTCCTGTTTCAAAGCTGGGCTGGTGGCCAGAGCTGGTGCCTGTGCCAGGCTCGGGGCAGATCTCACACCCTGTTTGGTAGAGGCCTTAGCCCTCAAGGGCCTTTTTTTCAGAAACATGAGCCAAAGGGGAAATCCAGTGCTGAGCTTCCTGTGGCACAGAGGAGCTGGGCATGACTCTGAACACTGCCCTTGCCACTGGACTGATCCCTCTGTCACTCAGAGCTGGCCCTGCCTCTTCTCTGTGGGGTGACCGTTACACTAGCAAACCCCTTGTGCCCTCCCGTCCCACCCTGAACATAAAGGAGCAAAATCAGATGGTTTTTAGCCTAGGGACCAATCCTCCTTCCTGTAGCTGTTTCTAGTGTAGCAGTGGCCCAGCATGCAGGCTCCAGATTGGACTATCTGCTTCGAATggtggctctgcctcttactcgCTTGTAGTCTTGAGGcaattacttaacatctctgttcctcagtttcctcatctgtaaagtggggatagcaTTGGAGAGTTGCAttacatgagttaatatatgAACAGCATGCAGAAGGTGCCTGGTGTCTGGCCATGGTGGGAGTTCGCGCCACCAATTCGGCTCCTTGAAGGGAGTTTCCCAGATGTTGAATATTGGTGGAAACCAAGGACTCCCTCTCCCAAGCCAGCCCCCTCCAGTGCCTGGAAGGTTTACAGTGCAGCCCCTGATCCTGAGCCGACACCTGAGTTGTACAACCTGCTTCTGGAACACTGATGCATTCACACCACGGACCCAGAGCACCCTGAGCCTCGGCTATGAGGGATTGCAGACAGGAGCTCAGTGAGGCTGACACCAATATCAGTCATGGTTCCTGAGGCCCCCCTGGGCTGCCAGGCAGGAAcgccagggagggagagagggccgACTCTCAGCTGCTGCCAGCCTGCTTCCCCCTTCTGAGGCTGGGCAATGTCTTCAGTCACACACAAGGCTCTGTGCTCCCTTCCTGACCCGAGACCAGGGTGGTTCTGAGTCTCCACACCCCTGTCTGACTCCATGCAATCCCCTCAGGCTCCCGTAGCCAGAACTGTGGGTGTGGAACCCTTACTGGGAGCTCTGGCCAAATGGATGGGCTTCTGCTCCCCCTCCACTGGGTTCCCGAGAGAAGGACACATGCCAAGGGGCAgcgggggagggaggggcccGCCGAGGAACTTACAAAGATGATAGCGGGAGAGACGAAGCGCCAGCAGATCTGGAAGAAGAGGGGCGGCGGGAAGCCCAGCATCATGTGGATGTCCTGGAAGTAGTTCCGGTGCCCTGGACAGAAGAGGGGTCAGCGAGCCCACAGGACAGCAGGGcaaggccaggggctggggcacgGGAGGCCAAAGAAGCCGGGGCACTCACCATAGATGTACATGATGGACACACACATGATGCAGGAGATGATGACCAGGGAGAAGCTGGCTGCATAGTTGTCCATCAGCAGCAGCCAGTAGATGCCTGCCTACGGGCCAGTGGGTAGCTGAGTCGGGGGTGCTGGGGCTAGGCTGCCCCACACACTACCCACCCAATACCCTGACAACTCCGGCCCAGCCCTTCCCTCGGTTCTTACCTGGCTGGTGAGGGGGATGCCCAGCAGGAAGCCAGCCACAGCcacgcccaaggtcacataggtcTTTTTCTTCAGGATCCACTCATTCCCCACCTCATCCACAATGGCCGTGACCAGCGTCTCTAGGAGGCAGAACTGTGGAATATGGCCATCAGAGCGGGGGCCTGACCTCTGccccgcctcctccctccccaagcCCCTGGCCTCATCCTGCACCTCATACCTGAGTGCCCAGTCCCAGCAAGATGAGCATGAAGAAGAAAAGCAGGGACCAGAGCGGGGAGATGGGCAGCAACGTGAGGGCCTCAGGGTAAGCCACAAAGGCCAGGCCAGGGCCATGGTCTGCCACGCGGGACACATCCACACCCAGGTGATTGGCCATGAAGCCCAGGATGGAGAAGATGACAAAGCCAGCATAGACACTGGTGGCACAGTTAGTGATGCTGATGATGATGCTGTCCCTGGCAGGGAGGAAAACAGGGAGAGTTCAGGACATGGGCCAAGAGAAGACTTGGAGACAGGGAGTTCTAGGAACAGAGGTGTCGCCAACCTCTTTTCTGGTCTGCTCTGGGCCTTTTCAAGTGGGCTTGAGGCTCTTGAGTCCTCACAGACCCCTGGGGCatccctgtccccacctctcttctctctctgctctccagtgACTCTCTCCACACCCAGGTTCCCATGAGCTCAAGGCAGTGAGCGGAAGGGAGGGCcctggtgggccaggaggctgcacTGGCTCTgggggctctgcagagagggcaggGAACAGGGGCAGCCCCCGGGCTGGCGTGGGGTGTCTCACCGGTAGCAGTTGTTGTGGAACTTGTTGTAGGAAGCCATGGTGATGAGGCCACCCCACGCGCAGCCCAGCGAGTAGAAGATCTGGGAGGCGGCGTCCCCCCACACCTGCGGAGGGAGGGGGGCCGGGAGGAGCTGTGGTCAGAGGCAGGAGCCTCTATGCCCCTCCCCGTCCCTTCCAGGTCACCCACCACATCCCACCTTGGCCTCCAGGATCTTGTCCCACTGCGGGGTCAGGTAGTACATGATGCCCGTGAAGGCGCCCTCCAGGCTCACGCCGCGGACGAACAGGATGGTCAGCACCACATAGGGAAACGTGGCCGTGAAGTACACCACCTGGGTGCAAGGCAGGCTCCACTGTGTTCCTCTGGGCTCTTCCTGCTCTGGGGGCTGCCTCCCTGGCCCCCAACTACCACTGGCCCTCTGGTCCCTTGTCCCTCCCTTGTCCCTTCATCACCCTCccatccccaacacacacacacacacttcccagGTAGGGAGGCAGGATCTTTCTGGGTGGGCACAGATCCCACCAAGGGAGGGGTACTTACTTTCCCCGAAGACTTGACCCCTCGGATGAGGCAGAGAAAGACGACCACCCACGAGACACAGAGGCAGCCGAGGAGGGGCAGTCGTACCTCCCCGAAGTTCCCGATGTCGTCTGACAGCCTCAGTACATAGCGCCTGGAGAGGCAGAGGCCCTGTCACTGAGGGTCAGCTCCGGCCGACCAGCAACAAATTCCCaaggcccagggcccagggcccagcctCCTTTCTCAGGAGGTCCCAGCAGCCCACTCTGTGAGACGGGCGCCACTGTGGGGCCCCAGACGCAGCTCCAGCAGaccctgtcccctctgcctgctgCCCCCAACACCAGGAGTCCACTGCTTGCAGCCTCTCCCAGGACCCTCAAGGGTGCCCAGAGGCCAAACTCCAAGCCTGGGCCAGCCTTCTCAGCCCTGGGGTGTGGCGGTCTCCCTGTCCCTGCTCAGGCCCTTGCTTGTGCGTTCCTCCCTTCCGGAATGCCCTCCCCTCCAGACTGGACACATTCTATCagttgtcacctcctccaggaagcgtTCTGTGAGCTTTTCACCCAGACTAGTCTCCTGCATCTCTGAGGAACTGGGGGAGGCCGCAGAGTGCTGAGAAAAGCTTGGAGGCTCTGGAGCACGCAGGCCTGGGCTCAAACTCCACTTCCACCCCGATGTGTGCACAGCTTTATCTGCACCCTATGCTATGCCAGCTGTGCCCTTGCAGTCATTTATGTGCCAGGCCCCATGCTAGGTGCCGGCCACACAGACCTGGGTCAGGCATTGTCCCGGCCCtcagggaagggggtggaggagaGCAAGCAGGACTGCTCCGGGGGAAAGCACTAGAGCAGAGCTGAGTACAAGGTGCTGTGGGCACCGCCAGGAGGGGTGTCCCAACCCTTTGGAGAGGGGCGTGCTGGAAGGCTTCCCACCAAAGATGGAGCTTGAGCTAAAGTTCGAAGaatgaggaggaggtgggggaagaggagggaagcaAGTGTCAGACTGGGAAAGAGCAGCAGCAACACAGGGCTCGTGAAGCAGGGCCAGCCTGGGCATGTGGGTggctcaggaaggctggaggagcAGGTGAAGGCTGAGGGACAGAAAGAGACCAGATCATAAGAAACCACACAGTCACGGCAGAGACGTGTGAATTTTATCCTGAGGGCCATAGCAAGCTTCTGCATGGTTTTTATAAGAGCACTCTCAGGGTCTCCCCTTGGCTCAAAACCTTGCAGCGGTTCCCATCTCTTGCCATGGAAAAGCCAAAGGCCTTACAGCAACTACATGACCCATTGCCTCTGCCTGCCAGCTTTCtgatctcctctcctcctcctctccccactgctCACTGCTCCACCTGTACTGGGCTTCTTGCTGTTCCTTAAACATACAAGGCATGCCcctgcctcagtgcctttgcacatgctattccctgTCTGGAGTGTTCTTTCCCCAAATATCCATATGTACACATGACTGGGAGACCTGTGAAGTCCCGTAGGACCCCACACTTAGAAGGGCTTTGTGTTTGGTTTAATGCTGTGccgttgccatcttgaaattcttgatACATTTGAACACGGGgccccatatttttattttgcactgggccccacaaattatgcaGCTGGGCATGTCAACATGGCTCCCTCTCTCCTCATTTCCTTCAGGTCCGTACTCTTCTAAAGGGGCCTTCTCTGGCTACCCTGCTTAAAATTGcagccctggccccagcccagTATTCCTTACCCTCTTCTCtgctatattttcctccacagcACGTCTCCTTCTATCACACTGTAAATCTTACCTATTTATTCTGTGTGTCATCTGTCTGCCTGGAAGGCAGGGGTTTTTATCCATTTTGTctactgctgtatccccagtgcctggcactgtgcatGGCACAGAgcagtgctcaacaaatatttgttgaatgaatgaatgaatgaacgttgTGGTCAATGGATTGGGAGGTAAAAAGAGGAGAACCTGGAGGGAGACCAGTCTGGTTTGCTGTTGTCCAGGCTAGAAGTGATGAGCAAGAGACAAgctcttgagcctcagtttcctcatctgtaaaaatgggcaTAATTAACACCAACCAAGGATAATTTGTAGATAGATTTAGGTAAACACAGGCTCCTTTCTTTCCCCTCTTATATATAGGACTTCTCAGCATAGATCATAAGCTGTCCTCTATCATTCTTagctattttcacatttttttccccaaaatcagTTCTTAAACCTCTCGGCAATATTTTTAATACCTTGTGAAGGGAGGTTACTCTGGGCCTTCACGGGACAATGTTGCCAGGCCTAGACCATGCTTGGCCAGCCTGCCTCACTGTTAGACTTGCAAGCACCTGGGCCTACCTCCTCCCAGCCTCAGATCTTCCCCTGAGGCCGCCCTTCACACAGTGACCTGCAGAGGGCGCTGTCCAACACACCCCTCTCCCGCCCAACTACTGCACTGCCACGGTTCATTCAACAGGCATGGGAGCCAGGCCTGGGCCAGACCCACTCCAGGCTCTGAGTCCATGCGAGAGCCAAAGACAAACGCATGGGAGGAGTTCAGGAGCTGGGAGACCACCAAGGAGAGGCTCCTGGTTCCCTTCAGCAGcgctttccaatttttttcccttcatggcacacagaaaaacatatttttggcCCATTGGGGTAAACAGACAAGGCTACTCACAGCTGAAGGCAACTGGGCTGGGGGCTCCAGCTGCCCAGGCCCTGCCTGACAGGGCGCGCCTATTcctggcacatgtgtgtggggaAGCCCTGCCCTCCAGAATAGCCACAGGGTCCTTCTGCTGAACTCAGAGCCACTTTACTTCAACATCAAGCACCAGCATC encodes:
- the SLC6A9 gene encoding sodium- and chloride-dependent glycine transporter 1 isoform X6 translates to MRVCVCVIAHACGHLWVRVWVHAWACLSRRKGRALEVCGLKGAGSRVCDCGPGLQNPQPTATMVGKGAKGMLNGAVPSEATKRDQNLKRGNWGNQIEFVLTSVGYAVGLGNVWRFPYLCYRNGGGAFMFPYFIMLIFCGIPLFFMELSFGQFASQGCLGVWRISPMFKGVGYGMMVVSTYIGIYYNVVICIAFYYFFSSMTHVLPWAHCNNPWNTPDCASVLDASNLTNGSRPAPLPSNLSHLLNHTLQRTSPSEEYWRRYVLRLSDDIGNFGEVRLPLLGCLCVSWVVVFLCLIRGVKSSGKVVYFTATFPYVVLTILFVRGVSLEGAFTGIMYYLTPQWDKILEAKVWGDAASQIFYSLGCAWGGLITMASYNKFHNNCYRDSIIISITNCATSVYAGFVIFSILGFMANHLGVDVSRVADHGPGLAFVAYPEALTLLPISPLWSLLFFFMLILLGLGTQFCLLETLVTAIVDEVGNEWILKKKTYVTLGVAVAGFLLGIPLTSQAGIYWLLLMDNYAASFSLVIISCIMCVSIMYIYGHRNYFQDIHMMLGFPPPLFFQICWRFVSPAIIFFILIFTVIQYRPITYNHYQYPGWAVAIGFLMALSSVICIPLYALSQLCRTDGDTLLQRLKNATKPSRDWGPALLEHRTGRYAPTIPPSPEDGLEVQPLHPDKAQIPTVGSNGSSRLQDSRI
- the SLC6A9 gene encoding sodium- and chloride-dependent glycine transporter 1 isoform X4; translated protein: MVGKGAKGMLNGAVPSEATKRDQNLKRGNWGNQIEFVLTSVGYAVGLGNVWRFPYLCYRNGGGAFMFPYFIMLIFCGIPLFFMELSFGQFASQGCLGVWRISPMFKGVGYGMMVVSTYIGIYYNVVICIAFYYFFSSMTHVLPWAHCNNPWNTPDCASVLDASNLTNGSRPAPLPSNLSHLLNHTLQRTSPSEEYWRRYVLRLSDDIGNFGEVRLPLLGCLCVSWVVVFLCLIRGVKSSGKVVYFTATFPYVVLTILFVRGVSLEGAFTGIMYYLTPQWDKILEAKVWGDAASQIFYSLGCAWGGLITMASYNKFHNNCYRDSIIISITNCATSVYAGFVIFSILGFMANHLGVDVSRVADHGPGLAFVAYPEALTLLPISPLWSLLFFFMLILLGLGTQFCLLETLVTAIVDEVGNEWILKKKTYVTLGVAVAGFLLGIPLTSQAGIYWLLLMDNYAASFSLVIISCIMCVSIMYIYGHRNYFQDIHMMLGFPPPLFFQICWRFVSPAIIFMRKLRNRDVK
- the SLC6A9 gene encoding sodium- and chloride-dependent glycine transporter 1 isoform X2 → MFPYFIMLIFCGIPLFFMELSFGQFASQGCLGVWRISPMFKGVGYGMMVVSTYIGIYYNVVICIAFYYFFSSMTHVLPWAHCNNPWNTPDCASVLDASNLTNGSRPAPLPSNLSHLLNHTLQRTSPSEEYWRRYVLRLSDDIGNFGEVRLPLLGCLCVSWVVVFLCLIRGVKSSGKVVYFTATFPYVVLTILFVRGVSLEGAFTGIMYYLTPQWDKILEAKVWGDAASQIFYSLGCAWGGLITMASYNKFHNNCYRDSIIISITNCATSVYAGFVIFSILGFMANHLGVDVSRVADHGPGLAFVAYPEALTLLPISPLWSLLFFFMLILLGLGTQFCLLETLVTAIVDEVGNEWILKKKTYVTLGVAVAGFLLGIPLTSQAGIYWLLLMDNYAASFSLVIISCIMCVSIMYIYGHRNYFQDIHMMLGFPPPLFFQICWRFVSPAIIFFILIFTVIQYRPITYNHYQYPGWAVAIGFLMALSSVICIPLYALSQLCRTDGDTLLQRLKNATKPSRDWGPALLEHRTGRYAPTIPPSPEDGLEVQPLHPDKAQIPTVGSNGSSRLQDSRI
- the SLC6A9 gene encoding sodium- and chloride-dependent glycine transporter 1 isoform X5; the protein is MVGKGAKGMLNGAVPSEATKRDQNLKRGNWGNQIEFVLTSVGYAVGLGNVWRFPYLCYRNGGGAFMFPYFIMLIFCGIPLFFMELSFGQFASQGCLGVWRISPMFKGVGYGMMVVSTYIGIYYNVVICIAFYYFFSSMTHVLPWAHCNNPWNTPDCASVLDASNLTNGSRPAPLPSNLSHLLNHTLQRTSPSEEYWRRYVLRLSDDIGNFGEVRLPLLGCLCVSWVVVFLCLIRGVKSSGKVVYFTATFPYVVLTILFVRGVSLEGAFTGIMYYLTPQWDKILEAKVWGDAASQIFYSLGCAWGGLITMASYNKFHNNCYRDSIIISITNCATSVYAGFVIFSILGFMANHLGVDVSRVADHGPGLAFVAYPEALTLLPISPLWSLLFFFMLILLGLGTQFCLLETLVTAIVDEVGNEWILKKKTYVTLGVAVAGFLLGIPLTSQAGIYWLLLMDNYAASFSLVIISCIMCVSIMYIYGHRNYFQDIHMMLGFPPPLFFQICWRFVSPAIIFFILIFTVIQYRPITYNHYQYPGWAVAIGFLMALSSVICIPLYALSQLCRTDGDTLLQRLKNATKPSRDWGPALLEHRTGRYAPTIPPSPEDGLEVQPLHPDKAQIPTVGSNGSSRLQDSRI
- the CCDC24 gene encoding coiled-coil domain-containing protein 24 isoform X1; translated protein: MPRNSPSLWELVEEHVPLPERPEVKRILGETTVDLSLELRTEVMMLRSLLREARSSQAPGSCRTPDPSSLLAPPPLLRDLVRQELRQLLQGLRQKASFEGRDQTQAWVQYSPRVLRFALEEPRCDLPEQEMFQMRAGEPSSSPRDLSIIRDQLDASNIDQAAGHLRGLLEEECRTLERELPILQHCLEEEYMGAPQPSEATLEPTLAGEAPEHPASCCPPTLVPTLEELGAMSWIYLPSELKEQKAAMQQELQAPLRPCCVSPSHRQQPLRSSSQGLRPLPCLRGAAGVWGRPLQCCLPAPPLERCACPRGLAASCRWGRKLRCSLRGRPASTPVSSAVPQAPA
- the SLC6A9 gene encoding sodium- and chloride-dependent glycine transporter 1 isoform X1 — translated: MVGKGAKGMLNGAVPSEATKRDQNLKRGNWGNQIEFVLTSVGYAVGLGNVWRFPYLCYRNGGGAFMFPYFIMLIFCGIPLFFMELSFGQFASQGCLGVWRISPMFKGVGYGMMVVSTYIGIYYNVVICIAFYYFFSSMTHVLPWAHCNNPWNTPDCASVLDASNLTNGSRPAPLPSNLSHLLNHTLQRTSPSEEYWRRYVLRLSDDIGNFGEVRLPLLGCLCVSWVVVFLCLIRGVKSSGKVVYFTATFPYVVLTILFVRGVSLEGAFTGIMYYLTPQWDKILEAKVWGDAASQIFYSLGCAWGGLITMASYNKFHNNCYRDSIIISITNCATSVYAGFVIFSILGFMANHLGVDVSRVADHGPGLAFVAYPEALTLLPISPLWSLLFFFMLILLGLGTQFCLLETLVTAIVDEVGNEWILKKKTYVTLGVAVAGFLLGIPLTSQAGIYWLLLMDNYAASFSLVIISCIMCVSIMYIYGHRNYFQDIHMMLGFPPPLFFQICWRFVSPAIIFRLKNATKPSRDWGPALLEHRTGRYAPTIPPSPEDGLEVQPLHPDKAQIPTVGSNGSSRLQDSRI
- the SLC6A9 gene encoding sodium- and chloride-dependent glycine transporter 1 isoform X3 — protein: MVGKGAKGMLNGAVPSEATKRDQNLKRGNWGNQIEFVLTSVGYAVGLGNVWRFPYLCYRNGGGAFMFPYFIMLIFCGIPLFFMELSFGQFASQGCLGVWRISPMFKGVGYGMMVVSTYIGIYYNVVICIAFYYFFSSMTHVLPWAHCNNPWNTPDCASVLDASNLTNGSRPAPLPSNLSHLLNHTLQRTSPSEEYWRRYVLRLSDDIGNFGEVRLPLLGCLCVSWVVVFLCLIRGVKSSGKVVYFTATFPYVVLTILFVRGVSLEGAFTGIMYYLTPQWDKILEAKVWGDAASQIFYSLGCAWGGLITMASYNKFHNNCYRDSIIISITNCATSVYAGFVIFSILGFMANHLGVDVSRVADHGPGLAFVAYPEALTLLPISPLWSLLFFFMLILLGLGTQFCLLETLVTAIVDEVGNEWILKKKTYVTLGVAVAGFLLGIPLTSQAGIYWLLLMDNYAASFSLVIISCIMCVSIMYIYGHRNYFQDIHMMLGFPPPLFFQICWRFVSPAIIFAKGSHCVSLSRTDFQSSFSSSR
- the CCDC24 gene encoding coiled-coil domain-containing protein 24 isoform X2, translated to MPRNSPSLWELVEEHVPLPERPEVKRILGETTVDLSLELRTEVMMLRSLLREARSSQAPGSCRTPDPSSLLAPPPLLRDLVRQELRQLLQGLRQKASFEGRDQTQAWVQYSPRVLRFALEEPRCDLPEQEMFQMRAGEPSSPRDLSIIRDQLDASNIDQAAGHLRGLLEEECRTLERELPILQHCLEEEYMGAPQPSEATLEPTLAGEAPEHPASCCPPTLVPTLEELGAMSWIYLPSELKEQKAAMQQELQAPLRPCCVSPSHRQQPLRSSSQGLRPLPCLRGAAGVWGRPLQCCLPAPPLERCACPRGLAASCRWGRKLRCSLRGRPASTPVSSAVPQAPA